The following are from one region of the Nitrospiraceae bacterium genome:
- a CDS encoding methylglyoxal synthase: MEFKTVTMNAQKAIALVAHDNKKPDLLAWAKFNHHLLAQHRLMATGTTGLLLESELKLPVIRLQSGPLGGDQQIGAKITEGEIEFLIFFWDPLEPQPHDPDVKALLRIAVVWNIPIACNRASADFMISSSLMPTEYVRLVPDYEGYRSRRLPPPSA; the protein is encoded by the coding sequence ATGGAATTTAAGACGGTGACAATGAACGCACAGAAAGCCATCGCCCTTGTGGCACACGATAACAAAAAGCCGGATCTGCTCGCGTGGGCCAAGTTCAATCACCATCTCTTGGCCCAACACCGTCTGATGGCGACCGGTACAACCGGCCTGCTACTCGAATCGGAATTGAAGCTACCAGTCATTCGCCTGCAGAGTGGTCCGTTGGGAGGAGACCAACAGATCGGCGCGAAAATCACGGAGGGGGAAATCGAATTTCTGATTTTCTTCTGGGACCCCCTTGAACCGCAGCCCCACGATCCTGACGTGAAGGCGTTGCTGCGCATTGCCGTCGTCTGGAATATTCCCATCGCTTGCAATCGCGCCTCGGCAGACTTCATGATCTCCTCATCGCTGATGCCGACGGAATATGTCCGTCTGGTACCAGACTATGAAGGGTATCGCTCGCGCCGCTTGCCACCTCCGTCCGCTTAA
- a CDS encoding HEAT repeat domain-containing protein — protein sequence MRLLLFISFFSIGLTITSLSFSGQEAPSLPGATGFHQERIIYLVVESRTWRPRGRVSFDIVPLLKMKLASAGFVVTQDPEGPHELTFKVEYREERGKQISLNLWGTEITCIMLLDHPEQGRLFTTKIHESPRYAELVTAPYVEVVEQFQTNPYFYYIGDLVRGRIDAHLDTTAALIQAVERHFNRERHPRVATPLDTLESPAETFPDLDLHFATLAQENAIDELGRMKDGQAIGLLKTLMFHSDPRMRLRAVRALGEFNWPSLAPAMTRVVRADSDADVRNAAAAVLTRYEEQ from the coding sequence ATGAGGCTTCTGCTCTTCATCTCCTTCTTCTCCATTGGGTTGACCATCACGTCACTGTCGTTCTCTGGGCAAGAGGCCCCAAGCCTTCCCGGAGCGACCGGGTTTCATCAAGAACGCATCATCTATTTGGTTGTTGAATCCAGGACGTGGCGGCCACGCGGAAGGGTGTCATTCGACATCGTTCCGTTGCTGAAGATGAAATTGGCCTCGGCGGGTTTTGTCGTGACGCAGGATCCCGAGGGTCCGCACGAGTTGACATTCAAAGTGGAGTATCGAGAGGAACGTGGGAAGCAGATATCTCTTAACCTCTGGGGCACAGAGATCACCTGCATCATGCTTCTCGATCATCCTGAACAAGGGCGGCTCTTCACGACGAAGATCCATGAATCACCACGGTATGCCGAATTGGTGACGGCTCCTTATGTAGAAGTCGTGGAGCAATTCCAGACAAATCCGTATTTTTATTATATCGGCGACTTAGTTCGAGGACGGATCGACGCTCATCTTGACACCACCGCTGCTCTGATTCAGGCTGTGGAACGACACTTCAATCGTGAACGACACCCTCGCGTCGCGACTCCATTGGACACACTGGAGTCACCGGCTGAGACCTTTCCTGACCTCGACCTCCATTTTGCTACATTGGCGCAGGAGAACGCGATTGACGAACTGGGTCGAATGAAGGACGGCCAGGCGATCGGTCTCCTCAAGACGCTGATGTTCCATTCGGATCCCCGAATGAGGCTCCGTGCCGTCCGTGCGCTTGGAGAATTCAACTGGCCATCGCTTGCGCCGGCCATGACTCGCGTGGTGCGAGCGGATTCCGATGCTGACGTACGTAACGCTGCGGCCGCTGTGCTCACACGGTACGAAGAGCAGTAA
- a CDS encoding DUF2892 domain-containing protein: MNHKRRLHGAIVGIVITAGIALGYYVSMYWLWIPAVIGVPLIQSGFTGFCPVYFLLDRLLPSEGAIDASSCCAK; this comes from the coding sequence ATGAATCACAAAAGACGTCTTCATGGCGCCATCGTCGGAATCGTCATCACGGCTGGGATTGCGCTGGGGTACTACGTGAGTATGTATTGGTTGTGGATTCCAGCTGTAATCGGAGTACCGTTAATTCAGAGCGGCTTCACGGGGTTTTGTCCTGTGTACTTTCTGCTCGATCGGCTCCTGCCTTCCGAAGGCGCGATCGATGCGTCTAGCTGCTGCGCAAAATAG
- a CDS encoding MFS transporter has product MNRSTVPIINRTLLAGAIGNVLEWYDFALYGYFAPIFAVLFFPSEHPSLSLITAFGVFAIGFLARPVGAILFGYWGDTLGRRDALAWSVLLMAIPTCLVGVLPTYEMIGIAAPLALTLCRFLQGLSVGGEFTGSVTFLVEHAGPSQRGYVGSWAGFSAQVGALLGSGIGALFALSLPQDSLHHWGWRVPFVLGGLIAVAGWYLRTRAKESPAFELVRQSGVLSTSPLRDVVVDHRAPLGKLIGLVWLHGVAFYLLYVFLTTYLVTVTTISLGAVLALNTGCMTLLALLIPVAGRCSDMVGHKPLLLGGAGGLTIFSYPLFLWLTSADLPYMAAAQVLLTIMVSCYMGPFFAATAELFPTRHRYTGLSLGYNIASALFGGTAPLVATVLIGWSGNTHAPSFYLSFCAAVSFAVAYTLNTGLQPGTSPASNQLP; this is encoded by the coding sequence ATGAACAGAAGCACCGTCCCAATCATCAACAGGACTCTCCTCGCCGGCGCAATCGGCAATGTCCTCGAATGGTACGACTTTGCCCTGTACGGATATTTCGCCCCTATCTTTGCCGTCTTGTTCTTTCCGTCGGAACATCCTTCCCTTTCCCTCATCACCGCCTTTGGAGTCTTTGCGATCGGGTTCCTGGCACGCCCTGTTGGAGCCATCTTGTTCGGATACTGGGGCGACACCCTCGGTCGGCGCGACGCCTTGGCCTGGTCGGTCCTGTTAATGGCCATCCCCACCTGTCTGGTCGGGGTCCTGCCGACCTATGAGATGATCGGCATCGCTGCGCCGCTGGCCTTGACGCTCTGCCGGTTTCTTCAGGGACTGTCCGTCGGCGGAGAGTTTACCGGCTCGGTCACCTTCCTCGTGGAACATGCCGGACCATCGCAACGAGGCTATGTCGGAAGCTGGGCGGGGTTCAGTGCCCAGGTCGGTGCCCTCTTGGGGTCCGGGATTGGTGCCTTGTTCGCCTTGAGCCTTCCACAAGATTCCCTCCATCACTGGGGGTGGCGGGTCCCCTTCGTTCTGGGTGGCCTGATTGCCGTGGCGGGGTGGTACTTACGCACAAGAGCGAAGGAGTCGCCCGCCTTCGAGTTAGTTCGTCAGTCTGGGGTCCTCTCGACTTCTCCTCTCCGAGACGTGGTCGTAGATCATCGTGCTCCGCTCGGGAAACTGATCGGTCTTGTCTGGCTTCACGGCGTGGCCTTTTACTTGCTGTATGTTTTTCTGACGACATATCTCGTAACGGTGACGACAATCTCACTCGGCGCAGTCCTCGCCCTTAATACAGGCTGCATGACTCTTCTGGCCCTGTTGATTCCGGTGGCAGGCCGGTGTTCAGACATGGTCGGACACAAACCGCTACTGCTCGGTGGAGCTGGCGGGCTCACGATCTTCTCCTACCCGCTGTTCCTCTGGTTGACGAGCGCTGACCTACCCTACATGGCCGCGGCGCAGGTCCTGTTAACCATCATGGTCTCGTGTTACATGGGACCATTCTTTGCTGCAACCGCTGAGCTGTTCCCCACACGACACCGCTATACTGGTCTCTCGCTTGGCTATAACATCGCCTCAGCCCTCTTCGGAGGAACGGCGCCGCTTGTAGCGACCGTTTTGATCGGGTGGAGTGGTAACACCCACGCTCCCAGCTTCTACCTGAGCTTCTGCGCGGCCGTCTCATTTGCGGTCGCATATACCCTCAACACTGGATTGCAGCCGGGGACGTCTCCTGCCTCCAACCAGTTGCCATGA
- a CDS encoding PilZ domain-containing protein codes for MAGFSVRKNQRFKELIPITYRGNSIAGEGMLKELSLSGGSIKGNEPVSVGMALRLRIFVPGDPEPLEIDRAIVKWVKGMEFGVELNPENRDAERITKLVAERAKKQHGSPSRRS; via the coding sequence ATGGCTGGGTTTTCGGTGCGGAAGAATCAGCGATTCAAAGAATTAATTCCCATCACGTACCGTGGGAACAGCATCGCCGGTGAAGGGATGCTCAAAGAGCTTTCGTTGAGCGGAGGTTCCATCAAAGGAAACGAGCCTGTATCGGTTGGAATGGCGCTGCGCCTGCGAATATTTGTTCCGGGAGATCCGGAGCCACTAGAGATTGATCGCGCCATTGTGAAATGGGTCAAGGGCATGGAATTCGGGGTGGAACTCAATCCCGAGAACCGGGACGCTGAGCGCATCACAAAACTCGTCGCAGAAAGAGCAAAGAAGCAACACGGCTCACCTTCTCGCCGATCATAA
- a CDS encoding acetolactate synthase large subunit: MTSEIAGSLDYVKEHFGMKAAELLVRCLENEGVQLVFGLPGEETLELMDALQASRIRFIETRHEQGASFMADVYGRLSGKAGVCLSTLGPGATNLLTGVVDANLDRAPLVAITGQASLNRRHKESHQSIDVISMFKPVTKWNASLPKAEVIPEAVRKAFKIAQAEKPGATHLELPEDVADEPIGGNEKLEPLFVQGPILPEPSPNQVARAVETIERAQHPVLLVGNGVIRGRAHEEVRRFARRLQIPVLHTFMAKGALPDSDPLSLYTIGLQARDYAAVVMDQADVVVALGYDFVEYAPCFWNSNRTKRIVHVDVSPAEVDEHYIVEVGVLGDIRLSLDHIAEGLTPFPSAWAQSARRIVLDGFEAESSGEASWPVKPQYLMRELRAVLQPDDQVICDVGAHKLWMARMFSCEVPNSCIISNGFAAMGIGVPGAIAAKLLHPERRVVAVTGDGGFLMNSQELETAVRLRLPLVILVWRDDGYGVIRWKQMVRFGRTASVDFGNPDFVRYAQSFGAAGYRVTEPSELRPILIEALKSAVTAIIDCPVDYGENLRLTERLHSLPH; encoded by the coding sequence GTGACATCTGAAATCGCGGGTTCGTTGGATTATGTTAAGGAGCATTTTGGCATGAAGGCGGCAGAGCTGCTGGTTCGTTGTCTGGAGAACGAAGGTGTCCAACTGGTTTTCGGGCTGCCAGGCGAGGAAACGCTCGAACTGATGGATGCGCTGCAAGCTTCTCGCATTCGCTTCATCGAGACTCGGCATGAACAGGGGGCATCGTTCATGGCCGACGTTTATGGACGACTTAGCGGAAAGGCCGGAGTCTGCCTCTCTACATTGGGACCCGGTGCGACCAATCTCTTGACCGGTGTCGTCGATGCCAACTTGGATCGCGCCCCGCTGGTTGCGATTACCGGGCAAGCTTCGTTGAACCGGCGCCACAAGGAGTCCCACCAATCCATCGATGTCATCTCGATGTTTAAACCCGTCACCAAATGGAATGCCTCGCTTCCGAAGGCAGAAGTCATTCCTGAAGCGGTTCGGAAGGCGTTCAAAATTGCTCAGGCAGAAAAACCGGGTGCAACCCATCTGGAGTTGCCGGAAGACGTGGCGGACGAACCGATCGGCGGCAATGAGAAATTGGAACCCTTGTTCGTCCAGGGACCTATCCTGCCGGAACCCTCACCCAATCAAGTTGCTCGTGCCGTTGAAACGATCGAGAGAGCGCAGCATCCTGTGCTGTTGGTCGGGAACGGCGTAATTCGAGGAAGGGCACACGAGGAAGTCCGACGGTTCGCCCGGCGATTGCAGATTCCCGTCCTGCACACGTTTATGGCTAAGGGTGCTCTGCCGGATAGTGATCCCCTCTCTCTGTACACCATCGGTCTCCAAGCCCGCGATTACGCAGCGGTCGTCATGGACCAGGCCGACGTGGTCGTCGCGCTCGGCTATGATTTTGTAGAGTATGCACCCTGTTTCTGGAATTCCAATCGCACCAAGCGTATCGTGCACGTCGATGTGTCGCCTGCCGAAGTCGACGAACACTATATCGTCGAGGTAGGCGTATTGGGAGATATTCGACTGTCGTTAGACCACATTGCAGAGGGTTTAACGCCGTTCCCCTCCGCATGGGCACAAAGCGCCAGGAGAATCGTCCTAGACGGATTTGAAGCGGAATCGAGCGGTGAGGCATCCTGGCCGGTGAAGCCGCAATATCTTATGAGAGAGCTGCGCGCAGTACTCCAGCCTGACGATCAGGTCATCTGCGATGTCGGGGCTCATAAGCTATGGATGGCCCGAATGTTTTCCTGCGAGGTTCCCAACTCTTGCATCATTTCGAACGGCTTTGCCGCGATGGGGATTGGCGTGCCAGGTGCCATTGCGGCGAAATTGCTCCATCCCGAGCGGCGCGTGGTCGCAGTGACGGGAGACGGCGGGTTTCTCATGAACTCGCAGGAGTTAGAGACGGCCGTGCGGTTGCGTCTGCCACTGGTCATTTTGGTGTGGCGGGATGATGGGTATGGCGTGATCCGTTGGAAACAGATGGTCCGCTTCGGCCGGACTGCCTCCGTGGACTTCGGCAACCCTGATTTTGTTCGCTATGCGCAAAGCTTTGGGGCCGCTGGGTATCGGGTGACAGAACCATCCGAGCTTCGACCTATCCTCATCGAAGCGCTAAAAAGCGCAGTGACGGCAATCATCGATTGTCCGGTTGACTATGGAGAGAATCTCCGGCTGACGGAGCGCTTACATTCCCTTCCACATTAA
- a CDS encoding OsmC family protein, whose protein sequence is MSEHKATVEWKRGTETFSYESYSRDHVVMFDSGIRIPGSAAPAYRGNPARVDPESALVAALSSCHMLTFLAIAAKKQLVVDSYIDQAVGFLEKNAKGKLAVTRVILRPKVTFGGTILPTAEQLAALHERAHAECFIANSVMTEVTVEAG, encoded by the coding sequence ATGTCAGAACACAAGGCTACGGTTGAGTGGAAGAGGGGAACTGAAACTTTCTCCTACGAGTCCTATAGTCGAGACCATGTTGTGATGTTCGACAGCGGTATTCGAATACCTGGTTCAGCTGCGCCTGCCTACAGGGGAAACCCCGCTCGTGTGGACCCCGAATCGGCGCTCGTTGCGGCCCTCTCTAGCTGTCATATGCTGACGTTTCTGGCCATTGCTGCTAAGAAGCAGCTGGTCGTAGATAGCTATATCGATCAGGCAGTCGGGTTTCTGGAAAAGAACGCCAAGGGCAAACTGGCGGTCACACGGGTCATTCTCCGGCCAAAGGTGACATTTGGTGGAACCATTCTTCCAACCGCGGAACAGCTTGCAGCGCTCCATGAACGAGCTCATGCTGAGTGTTTTATCGCAAATTCCGTGATGACAGAGGTAACGGTCGAAGCTGGGTAA
- the hrpB gene encoding ATP-dependent helicase HrpB yields the protein MSRLPIKDVLPALLNALTQGTSALLTAPPGAGKTTRVPLALLDAPWLNGRRILLLEPRRLATRAAARRMASTLGEPVGATVGYRMRLDTNVGAKTRIEVVTEGILTRLLQQDPSLQAYGIVLFDEFHERSLQADTGLALCLEAQRLFRPDLRLLVMSATLDVVPVADLLNKAPVISSEGRLFPVEIRYLDQPLSGPLEIAVERAIRQSLARDDGSLLVFLPGMAEIRRVERRLIHAEFGPAVLIAPLHGDLSPEAQDRALAPTQAGQRKIVLATSIAETSLTIEGIRVVIDAGLLRLPRFDPRTGLSRLETIRVTQDSAEQRQGRAGRLGPGVCYRLWTAIEHRSLAQRRPPEMLDADLVPLLLDLALWGTTNPSELSWLTPPPPSAVAQARELLVRLGALDAAGHITLHGKQMAELPLHPRLSHMLIKAILLHLTGLACKVAALLSERDIVRRTAGRQNADLRFRLDILQGEAGRLDSGIVDVMACQRVKQVATLWRQQLSRLAPLQVADSKDGPDDAGKLLALAYPDRIARRQSGDDARYLLANGRGAAFAKPDPLGSEKFLVITDLDDSPQWARIDLAIPLSLADIESLYAEEIDHIETVKWDVQTHTVRAIKQSRLGALVLSEQALSKPDPSSIVRALLEGIRQEGLDALAWTPELRQWRARVRLLRRTQGIDSQWPDVSDESLLRTLEQWLGPYLEGMTSLDMIQRIDIAPALRALLSWDQQRELERLAPTHLIVPSGSSVRLDYATDELPILAVRLQEMFGCRDTPRVVDGKVPVMLHLLSPARRPVQITKDLVSFWAHAYYAIKKELRGRYPKHHWPDNPLTALPTAKAQRRR from the coding sequence ATGTCGCGATTGCCAATAAAAGACGTGCTGCCCGCCCTCCTCAATGCGTTGACTCAGGGCACCAGTGCGCTCCTCACGGCCCCACCCGGCGCAGGAAAAACAACTCGTGTCCCGTTAGCTCTGCTCGATGCTCCCTGGTTAAACGGCAGAAGGATCCTTTTGCTCGAACCGCGCCGACTCGCCACCCGTGCGGCGGCTCGTCGCATGGCTAGTACACTGGGCGAACCGGTCGGGGCAACGGTCGGGTATCGGATGCGGCTGGATACGAACGTGGGGGCGAAGACGCGGATAGAAGTCGTCACAGAAGGCATTCTGACGCGCCTGCTGCAGCAGGATCCCTCACTCCAGGCATACGGCATTGTGCTCTTTGATGAGTTTCACGAGAGGAGCTTGCAGGCGGACACAGGACTCGCACTCTGTCTCGAGGCACAGCGACTTTTTCGTCCGGATCTCCGGCTCCTGGTGATGTCGGCCACGTTGGATGTGGTTCCGGTTGCAGATCTGTTGAACAAAGCGCCGGTTATTTCGAGCGAGGGCCGGCTTTTTCCCGTCGAGATCCGGTATCTTGATCAACCGCTGTCAGGCCCTCTTGAGATCGCCGTTGAGCGGGCAATCCGGCAATCCCTCGCCCGCGATGATGGCAGTCTCCTGGTTTTTCTCCCGGGAATGGCAGAAATCCGGCGAGTCGAACGAAGGCTCATCCATGCGGAATTTGGCCCAGCCGTCCTGATCGCGCCGCTCCACGGTGATCTCTCGCCGGAGGCGCAGGATCGCGCCCTTGCACCGACGCAGGCCGGCCAGCGCAAGATCGTGCTGGCGACGTCCATCGCTGAAACAAGCCTAACGATTGAGGGAATCCGCGTCGTGATCGATGCCGGTCTGCTCCGCCTGCCTCGATTCGATCCACGGACAGGTCTGTCTAGACTGGAAACGATTCGCGTGACACAGGACTCCGCCGAGCAACGACAGGGACGAGCGGGCCGGCTCGGACCAGGCGTGTGCTACCGCCTCTGGACTGCTATCGAACATCGTTCGTTGGCACAGAGGAGACCCCCGGAGATGCTGGATGCCGACCTCGTGCCGTTGTTGCTCGACCTGGCTCTGTGGGGAACGACCAATCCTTCCGAACTCTCATGGCTCACGCCTCCCCCGCCGAGTGCGGTCGCTCAAGCCAGAGAGTTATTAGTGCGATTGGGAGCGTTGGACGCAGCCGGTCACATCACGCTACACGGCAAACAGATGGCTGAATTGCCTCTCCACCCGCGTCTATCCCACATGCTGATCAAAGCCATCCTGCTGCACCTCACCGGTCTCGCCTGCAAGGTTGCGGCATTATTGAGCGAACGTGACATAGTGCGACGGACAGCTGGTCGACAGAACGCCGACCTCCGATTCCGTCTGGACATCCTTCAGGGAGAGGCTGGTCGCCTGGACAGTGGAATAGTCGATGTCATGGCCTGCCAACGTGTGAAGCAGGTAGCAACCTTGTGGCGACAACAGCTTTCACGATTGGCACCACTTCAAGTAGCTGACAGTAAGGACGGTCCAGATGACGCTGGCAAACTGCTCGCCCTGGCCTATCCCGATCGAATCGCCCGTCGACAGTCTGGAGACGACGCCCGCTACCTCCTGGCCAACGGCCGGGGTGCAGCCTTCGCGAAACCCGATCCGCTCGGCTCTGAAAAGTTTTTGGTGATCACTGATCTGGACGATAGCCCGCAGTGGGCTCGTATCGATCTGGCAATTCCGCTGTCATTAGCCGACATTGAATCCTTGTATGCCGAGGAAATCGATCACATCGAGACGGTGAAGTGGGATGTGCAGACACACACCGTTCGGGCAATCAAGCAGAGTCGCCTGGGCGCACTGGTTCTATCTGAACAGGCCTTGTCGAAGCCGGATCCTTCCTCGATTGTTCGCGCTTTGTTGGAAGGCATTCGTCAAGAGGGGCTCGACGCGCTCGCCTGGACACCAGAGCTTCGTCAATGGCGTGCGCGCGTGCGTTTGCTGCGCAGAACGCAAGGGATCGATTCACAATGGCCCGATGTATCCGATGAGTCGTTACTGCGTACGCTGGAACAGTGGCTCGGCCCGTACCTCGAGGGCATGACCTCTCTCGACATGATTCAGCGAATCGATATCGCGCCGGCGTTGCGTGCCCTGCTTTCTTGGGATCAACAACGGGAATTGGAGCGGCTGGCCCCTACACATCTGATTGTACCGAGCGGATCCAGCGTTCGTCTTGACTACGCGACAGACGAGCTCCCTATCCTGGCCGTGCGACTCCAGGAAATGTTCGGCTGCCGAGATACGCCACGGGTGGTGGATGGTAAGGTTCCGGTCATGTTGCACTTGCTGTCGCCCGCTCGCCGGCCAGTCCAAATCACGAAAGACCTCGTGAGCTTTTGGGCCCACGCCTATTACGCGATAAAGAAAGAACTGCGCGGCCGTTATCCCAAGCACCACTGGCCTGATAATCCCCTGACCGCACTGCCGACAGCCAAGGCTCAACGACGGCGTTAG
- a CDS encoding Na+/H+ antiporter, whose product MESLHQLELVILLLAVVLALTTIAQKVMIPYPILLVIGGLILGIIPGLPTLALSPDLVFLVFLPPILWAAAYFTSWREFRDNLRPISLLAVGLVLVTTAAVAAVAHAMLPGIGWAEAVALGAIISPPDAVSATTIGRRLRVPRRVVTILEGESMVNDATALVLYRAAVSVAVGGSFTLGQAFLQFIVAAVVGVAIGIAVGMATRWALCATDDSFTQIAITLLAPYFAWVLGESTHASAVLACVAGSLHVRHHFSAAVAPTTRLQARVVWNLLVFLLNGVIFILIGLQLGALSKAVAPGQFGSVLIAGTFISLTAVMVRLGWVPLAAVIPRLMSPSLRKRDPMPPWSNLLLIGWTGMRGIVTLAAALALPVATSVGTPFPFRAEIILISFTVILVTLVLQGLSLAPLIRMLHLDEDRGLEREEMLAREQAATAALGRLETLAAEEGLTGDHLSRLRMYYGRQKERFAQSSPVDSDCSLETGEAFRQLRHETLTAERLALIALRNDGTISDEVLHRLEHELDIEALRHGIGERRPTR is encoded by the coding sequence ATGGAAAGTCTTCATCAGCTTGAACTTGTCATACTTTTGCTTGCAGTGGTCTTGGCCCTGACGACGATCGCTCAGAAGGTCATGATTCCCTATCCGATCCTTCTCGTCATTGGCGGACTGATCTTGGGAATCATACCGGGGCTTCCCACCCTGGCGTTGAGCCCGGATCTCGTCTTTTTGGTCTTCCTCCCGCCGATCCTCTGGGCTGCTGCTTATTTCACGTCTTGGCGCGAGTTTCGCGACAACCTCAGACCAATCTCATTGTTGGCAGTGGGGCTCGTGCTGGTCACGACAGCGGCAGTCGCAGCGGTTGCGCACGCGATGTTGCCCGGTATCGGATGGGCAGAAGCCGTTGCGTTGGGTGCCATTATCTCTCCACCGGATGCCGTGTCGGCGACAACGATCGGACGACGTTTGCGTGTGCCACGTCGTGTCGTTACGATTTTAGAAGGGGAAAGTATGGTGAACGACGCCACGGCTCTCGTATTGTACCGTGCAGCTGTCAGTGTAGCGGTCGGAGGAAGCTTTACGCTCGGGCAGGCGTTTCTTCAGTTTATCGTAGCCGCCGTGGTCGGTGTCGCCATCGGTATTGCTGTCGGAATGGCAACACGCTGGGCGCTTTGTGCGACAGACGACAGTTTTACACAGATCGCCATCACGTTACTGGCGCCGTATTTCGCCTGGGTGCTGGGCGAATCGACCCATGCCTCTGCGGTGCTCGCATGCGTCGCAGGCAGCTTGCATGTCCGTCACCATTTTAGTGCAGCCGTCGCACCGACCACGCGTCTGCAGGCGCGTGTCGTGTGGAATCTCCTGGTTTTCCTGTTGAACGGGGTTATTTTCATCCTGATCGGTCTGCAGCTTGGTGCATTAAGCAAAGCCGTTGCCCCAGGCCAATTTGGGTCGGTGCTGATCGCCGGTACCTTCATAAGTCTTACCGCGGTTATGGTCCGTCTAGGATGGGTTCCCTTGGCGGCCGTGATTCCTCGGCTGATGAGTCCCTCACTGCGGAAGCGCGACCCTATGCCGCCTTGGTCGAACCTTCTCCTGATCGGCTGGACCGGCATGAGAGGAATTGTCACGCTGGCAGCTGCTCTAGCCTTGCCGGTCGCAACATCGGTCGGAACGCCGTTTCCATTCCGGGCCGAGATCATCTTGATCAGTTTTACGGTCATTTTGGTCACGCTGGTGCTGCAGGGACTCTCCCTCGCCCCACTAATCCGGATGCTGCACCTCGACGAAGACCGTGGCCTCGAGCGAGAGGAAATGCTGGCACGAGAGCAGGCGGCTACGGCGGCCCTAGGCCGATTGGAGACGTTGGCAGCGGAGGAGGGGCTCACGGGAGATCATCTCAGTCGGCTTCGCATGTATTACGGCCGACAGAAGGAACGATTTGCGCAATCCAGTCCTGTCGACTCGGACTGTTCTCTTGAGACCGGTGAAGCCTTCCGCCAGCTACGACATGAGACATTAACGGCGGAACGGTTGGCCTTGATTGCCCTTCGCAATGACGGCACGATCAGTGACGAGGTTCTCCATCGCCTGGAACATGAACTCGATATTGAGGCGCTTCGACACGGGATCGGTGAACGACGCCCGACCAGGTGA